A stretch of Microbacterium sp. LWH3-1.2 DNA encodes these proteins:
- a CDS encoding RNA polymerase-binding protein RbpA: MADRSLRGIRLGAQSLQSEEGVVFHERAQHIYSCTSCGRDTTLTFAADAEIPPAWECRTCGAEALLRVGDGTATVDHSGDKTPRSHWDMLLERRTIPELEELLEERLAYVRARRGAGEAVTVDKLSA, from the coding sequence ATGGCAGACCGCAGCCTGCGCGGCATCCGACTCGGCGCCCAGAGCCTACAGAGCGAAGAGGGCGTCGTGTTCCATGAGCGCGCACAGCACATCTACTCGTGCACGTCGTGCGGACGTGACACGACTTTGACTTTCGCGGCCGACGCCGAGATCCCGCCCGCCTGGGAGTGCCGCACGTGCGGTGCCGAGGCGCTGCTGCGAGTGGGCGACGGCACCGCGACCGTCGATCACTCCGGTGACAAGACGCCTCGCAGCCACTGGGACATGCTCCTGGAGCGCCGCACCATCCCCGAGCTGGAAGAGCTGCTCGAGGAGCGCCTCGCGTACGTTCGCGCCCGTCGTGGAGCCGGCGAGGCCGTGACGGTGGACAAGCTCAGCGCCTGA
- a CDS encoding glycerophosphodiester phosphodiesterase family protein, which translates to MTHPWFEGVSTPRVLAHRGLVTPDAAHSGIVENSFAAVAAAHSAGAHYVESDCHRTADGVVVLFHDDDLSRVTGDPRKIADVTVRELEHLMAGRGGLITLAQALTAFPTVRFNLDVKATDAASAVGTTIAPFADRVLVTSFSDERRRAALTAARAVSEASGQSIRPATSGGRGTIARAIAAVSARSDRLVARALAGVDALQVPERQGRVRIVTSRLIAAAHRHGVEVHVWTVNSPSDMARLVEMGVDGIVTDRADVAIAALR; encoded by the coding sequence GTGACCCACCCCTGGTTCGAGGGCGTCTCAACGCCCCGTGTTCTCGCGCACCGGGGTCTCGTCACGCCCGACGCCGCGCACAGCGGCATCGTCGAGAACTCCTTCGCCGCCGTCGCCGCCGCGCACTCGGCCGGGGCACACTACGTCGAGTCGGACTGTCACCGCACGGCCGACGGGGTGGTCGTGCTGTTCCACGACGACGACCTGTCGCGCGTGACCGGCGACCCGCGCAAGATCGCCGACGTCACGGTTCGCGAGCTCGAGCACCTCATGGCCGGCCGGGGCGGACTCATCACGCTCGCGCAGGCTCTGACCGCGTTCCCGACCGTGAGGTTCAACCTCGATGTGAAGGCGACGGATGCCGCGTCCGCGGTCGGCACCACGATCGCGCCGTTCGCCGACCGGGTGCTGGTGACCAGCTTCTCCGACGAACGGCGTCGCGCCGCACTCACCGCGGCGCGGGCCGTGAGCGAGGCGTCGGGCCAGAGCATCCGGCCCGCCACATCAGGGGGTCGCGGCACCATCGCACGCGCGATTGCGGCCGTGTCGGCGCGGTCGGACCGGCTGGTCGCACGTGCCCTGGCAGGTGTCGATGCCCTTCAGGTTCCCGAGCGGCAGGGCCGCGTGCGCATCGTGACATCCCGGCTCATCGCGGCCGCGCACCGGCACGGCGTCGAGGTCCACGTGTGGACCGTCAATTCCCCCAGCGATATGGCGCGACTCGTCGAGATGGGAGTCGACGGCATCGTCACGGACAGGGCCGACGTCGCGATCGCCGCCCTCCGCTAA
- a CDS encoding SPFH domain-containing protein, with protein MNDFTSAIPTAIGWILAIAVFIFVLVVIFRSIRIIPQATAGVVERLGRYHKTLAPGLNLLVPFIDRLRPLLDMREQVVSFPPQPVITEDNLVVSIDTVVYFQVTDARAATYEIANYLSAVEQLTVTTLRNVVGGLNLEEALTSRDEINGQLRVVLDEATGKWGLRVSRVELKAIDPPHSIQDSMEKQMRAERERRATILTAEGSKQSQILEAEGRRQAEILKAEGDKQAAVLRAQGEAEAIQTVFDAIHTGNPDDKLLAYQYLQTLPKIADSASSKLWIIPSEFTEALKGLSGSFAGVMADAAARGRTSAAGGIATGGASSAGSASGGASSGGPAIGGPPPAVTPPTP; from the coding sequence ATGAACGACTTCACCTCGGCCATCCCGACGGCGATCGGGTGGATCCTCGCGATCGCCGTCTTCATCTTCGTGCTGGTGGTCATCTTCCGGTCCATCCGGATCATCCCGCAGGCGACCGCGGGCGTCGTCGAGCGCCTCGGCCGATACCACAAGACCCTCGCCCCCGGTCTCAACCTGCTCGTGCCCTTCATCGACCGCCTGCGCCCGCTTCTCGACATGCGCGAGCAGGTCGTGTCGTTCCCGCCGCAGCCGGTGATCACCGAGGACAACCTCGTCGTCTCGATCGACACCGTCGTGTACTTCCAGGTGACCGACGCCCGGGCCGCGACCTACGAGATCGCCAACTATCTCAGCGCCGTCGAGCAGCTGACGGTGACCACACTGCGCAACGTCGTCGGCGGCCTCAACCTCGAGGAGGCGCTCACGAGCCGCGACGAGATCAACGGTCAGCTGCGCGTCGTGCTCGACGAGGCGACCGGCAAGTGGGGCCTGCGCGTGTCGCGTGTCGAGCTCAAGGCCATCGACCCGCCGCACTCGATCCAGGACTCCATGGAGAAGCAGATGCGCGCCGAGCGCGAGCGTCGCGCCACGATCCTCACCGCCGAAGGCTCGAAGCAGTCGCAGATCCTCGAGGCCGAGGGCCGCCGGCAGGCCGAGATCCTCAAAGCCGAGGGCGACAAGCAGGCTGCGGTGCTGCGCGCGCAGGGCGAGGCCGAAGCCATCCAGACCGTCTTCGACGCGATCCACACCGGCAACCCCGACGACAAGCTGCTGGCCTACCAGTACCTGCAGACACTGCCGAAGATCGCCGACAGCGCGTCGAGCAAGCTCTGGATCATCCCGAGCGAGTTCACCGAGGCGCTCAAGGGCCTCTCGGGCTCCTTCGCAGGTGTGATGGCGGATGCTGCGGCCAGGGGCCGCACGTCCGCGGCGGGTGGCATTGCCACTGGCGGCGCCTCCTCGGCCGGCAGCGCGTCGGGCGGCGCGTCCTCCGGCGGCCCCGCGATCGGCGGTCCGCCACCCGCGGTCACTCCACCCACCCCGTGA
- a CDS encoding NfeD family protein, with translation MELIEVVEQWAWIGWLVLILVFLVIEMLTLDFTFLMLSIGGLAGLITDLLGAPIWLQVIIAAGVAAALVLLLRPPLLRRLRRGEDPTPSNVDALIGLGGTVVSSVGAHGGQVKLANGDIWTARTDSGDLQPGTPVRVSRIEGATAVVRFDSPESLAPAPEDPLA, from the coding sequence GTGGAGCTCATCGAGGTCGTCGAACAGTGGGCGTGGATCGGCTGGCTGGTGCTGATCCTGGTGTTCCTGGTGATCGAGATGCTCACTCTCGACTTCACGTTCCTGATGCTGAGCATCGGTGGCCTCGCAGGCCTCATCACCGACCTTCTCGGAGCACCGATCTGGCTGCAGGTCATCATCGCCGCCGGCGTGGCCGCGGCGCTCGTCCTCCTCCTGCGCCCTCCGCTCCTGCGACGCCTGCGCCGCGGCGAAGACCCGACGCCGTCGAACGTCGACGCGCTCATCGGTCTCGGTGGCACCGTCGTGTCGTCGGTGGGCGCACACGGCGGACAGGTCAAGCTCGCCAACGGCGACATCTGGACCGCGCGCACCGATTCGGGCGATCTGCAGCCCGGGACGCCCGTGCGCGTCAGCCGCATCGAGGGCGCGACCGCCGTCGTCCGCTTCGACTCCCCCGAATCCCTCGCCCCCGCACCAGAGGACCCGCTCGCATGA
- a CDS encoding SDR family oxidoreductase, with protein MTQTLNPLPESSLSGRTALVTGSSRGIGADTARYLAQAGADVVINYRNKAPRAEKLATELRELGVQVLVVGADLTDPTSVQAMFDEVANTFGSLDILVLNASGGMESGMAEDYALLLNRDAQVNVLETALPILGEGSRVVFVTSHQAHFIRTTPTMPEYEPVALSKRAGEDALRERIPALAERGVEFVVVSGDMIEGTITATLLERANPGAIAARREDAGKLYNVSEFAAEVAQAALDPVPADNTRLVGDVSSFGAE; from the coding sequence GTGACTCAGACTCTGAACCCGCTTCCCGAGAGCTCGCTGAGCGGCAGGACCGCACTCGTGACGGGCTCGTCCCGCGGCATCGGCGCCGACACGGCCCGCTACCTCGCACAGGCCGGAGCGGACGTCGTCATCAACTACCGCAACAAGGCTCCGCGCGCCGAGAAGCTCGCGACCGAACTGCGCGAACTCGGCGTGCAGGTGCTCGTCGTCGGCGCGGATCTCACCGACCCGACATCCGTGCAGGCGATGTTCGACGAGGTCGCCAACACGTTCGGCTCGCTCGACATCCTCGTGCTCAACGCGTCGGGCGGCATGGAGTCCGGCATGGCCGAGGACTACGCGCTCCTTCTCAACCGCGATGCGCAGGTGAACGTGCTCGAGACCGCGCTGCCGATCCTCGGCGAGGGCTCGCGCGTCGTCTTCGTCACGAGCCACCAGGCGCACTTCATCCGCACCACCCCGACGATGCCGGAGTACGAGCCGGTGGCGCTGTCCAAGCGCGCCGGCGAGGACGCCCTGCGCGAGCGCATCCCCGCGCTGGCCGAGCGCGGCGTCGAGTTCGTCGTCGTGTCGGGCGACATGATCGAGGGGACGATCACGGCGACGCTGCTCGAGCGGGCCAACCCGGGCGCGATCGCCGCCCGCCGCGAGGACGCGGGCAAGCTCTACAACGTGTCGGAGTTCGCCGCCGAGGTCGCCCAGGCGGCACTCGACCCGGTGCCCGCCGACAACACCCGCCTGGTCGGCGACGTGTCGTCGTTCGGCGCGGAGTGA